Proteins encoded within one genomic window of Chthonomonas sp.:
- a CDS encoding S8 family serine peptidase, with product MKLSLALVAALTCACFCFAEPDDTLTVPNKIASRVGINQVALQLRPGAQIGTLERRYGLKYLSHMDFDPSFVLFETASVTVAEAMPTKIARDGTVVRAFPIARVNLQPMAFTPNDPYYLPVSTFNGQWHLLHNSITPMDVNVVPAWANDWTGKGVVLGIVDDSIQGTHPDLAPNFSVLNSWDFADKDSDPAPTLSSDRHGVATSGVAVGRGGNGIGVTGAAPFGTLAGLRIGFGGSVTDADVANAVGYRSTAPNLAIKIKNHSYGYTSPFVDDSLSVTAVNASGASGTIHCFSAGNARGTSAQDSTKQQILNSRYTITVAAIRATGTAASYSSYGANVFCTAPSNGTSNFGITTTDRLGTGFGYDGFVDNDYTASFGGTSSASPLVAGVAALVKQVNPNLDTRLLKHLMVRTCKVVDASTTLIDGGWRTNSAGFKFNQEYGFGRVDATALTNLAQSLTALTPADFQATGTVNVAATIPDNNTTTGITRTFTITKPGKVEDVEIDLNLTHGNRGHLQAFLTSPSGLVLRMFRNSSVDSNAMVPWKFLMNGFWGENAVGTWTITITDGAAGVVGTWNSFAARVNIGEPLPTRPISGNIQLQSFPAGPTMQPVTLDFYAPGGSTLLESQAGHLDSSGNFTVYASVVPGTYDVYARGAHWLQRRRANVVVSAGGATGLNYTLENGDINSDNEVSFFDYLRLSAAYESDGTNADFDSNCDLNGDGGADFFDYLILSQYYDAVGD from the coding sequence ATGAAGCTTTCCCTCGCCTTAGTCGCTGCCCTCACCTGTGCCTGTTTCTGCTTCGCTGAGCCAGACGATACGCTGACCGTTCCCAACAAGATCGCCTCGCGAGTTGGGATTAATCAGGTCGCCCTGCAGTTACGCCCGGGTGCTCAGATCGGCACGCTGGAGCGGCGATACGGGCTCAAGTATCTGAGCCACATGGACTTCGATCCGAGCTTTGTCCTGTTCGAGACCGCCAGCGTCACCGTGGCAGAAGCGATGCCCACAAAGATTGCCCGCGATGGAACGGTCGTCCGGGCCTTCCCCATCGCCCGCGTGAATCTCCAGCCGATGGCCTTCACGCCGAACGACCCTTACTACTTGCCCGTTTCGACCTTTAACGGTCAATGGCACCTGCTGCACAACTCGATCACGCCGATGGACGTGAACGTTGTTCCCGCCTGGGCCAACGATTGGACCGGCAAGGGGGTTGTGCTGGGTATCGTCGACGACTCGATCCAGGGTACCCACCCGGATCTCGCGCCAAACTTCAGCGTTCTCAATAGCTGGGACTTCGCCGATAAAGACTCGGACCCGGCGCCGACGCTGTCGTCCGACCGACACGGCGTCGCGACCTCGGGTGTCGCGGTCGGGCGCGGGGGGAATGGTATTGGAGTTACGGGCGCGGCCCCGTTCGGAACTCTCGCTGGGCTTCGCATCGGCTTCGGTGGTTCGGTGACCGACGCCGATGTTGCCAATGCGGTGGGTTATCGCAGCACGGCCCCGAACCTTGCGATCAAGATCAAGAATCACAGCTATGGCTACACTTCTCCGTTTGTTGATGACTCCCTGAGCGTCACTGCGGTGAACGCATCGGGTGCCAGCGGAACCATCCACTGCTTTTCGGCGGGTAATGCGCGCGGAACATCGGCGCAGGACAGCACCAAGCAACAGATTCTGAATTCGCGCTACACGATCACGGTAGCGGCGATCCGCGCGACCGGCACTGCTGCTTCCTACAGCAGCTACGGAGCGAACGTTTTCTGCACCGCGCCCTCGAACGGCACCTCGAACTTCGGGATCACGACCACCGACCGGCTCGGCACCGGGTTCGGCTACGACGGCTTCGTGGACAACGACTACACCGCAAGCTTTGGCGGAACCTCATCGGCCAGCCCTCTGGTTGCTGGTGTTGCCGCCCTGGTGAAGCAGGTCAATCCGAACCTCGACACCCGCCTTCTGAAGCACCTGATGGTGCGCACTTGCAAGGTCGTCGACGCCTCGACCACCCTCATCGACGGGGGTTGGCGCACCAACTCGGCAGGGTTCAAATTCAACCAAGAGTACGGATTTGGCCGAGTCGATGCGACCGCTCTCACGAACCTGGCCCAGTCTCTGACTGCTCTCACTCCAGCGGACTTCCAGGCAACCGGCACGGTGAACGTGGCGGCGACAATCCCTGACAACAACACCACCACTGGCATCACGCGAACCTTCACCATCACCAAGCCCGGCAAGGTTGAGGACGTCGAGATTGATCTAAACCTAACCCACGGCAACCGCGGGCACCTCCAAGCCTTCTTGACCTCTCCAAGCGGCCTGGTCCTTCGCATGTTCCGCAACTCGTCGGTCGACTCCAACGCGATGGTCCCTTGGAAGTTCCTGATGAACGGCTTCTGGGGCGAAAATGCGGTCGGAACCTGGACAATCACGATCACCGACGGAGCCGCTGGTGTCGTTGGGACGTGGAACAGCTTCGCGGCCCGCGTCAACATCGGTGAGCCACTGCCGACGCGACCGATCTCAGGCAACATCCAACTCCAGAGCTTCCCAGCAGGCCCGACGATGCAGCCGGTGACCTTGGACTTCTACGCTCCCGGCGGGTCCACTCTTCTCGAGTCTCAAGCGGGCCACTTGGACAGTTCGGGCAACTTCACCGTCTACGCGTCGGTCGTCCCGGGCACGTACGACGTCTACGCGCGGGGAGCGCACTGGCTGCAGCGACGGCGCGCAAATGTCGTCGTAAGTGCCGGTGGGGCCACCGGTCTCAACTACACGTTGGAGAACGGAGACATCAACAGCGACAACGAGGTCAGCTTCTTCGATTATCTACGACTCTCGGCCGCGTACGAATCGGACGGTACCAATGCCGATTTCGATAGCAACTGCGATCTGAACGGCGACGGTGGAGCCGACTTCTTCGACTACCTGATTCTCAGCCAGTACTACGACGCCGTCGGTGATTGA